A stretch of Rhododendron vialii isolate Sample 1 chromosome 4a, ASM3025357v1 DNA encodes these proteins:
- the LOC131322690 gene encoding protein SUPPRESSOR OF GENE SILENCING 3-like: MSSWKGGGKPFVAGTSHSSSKFSGIPESLSPKVDQLTDAVADVSLEGGEWEVCTSKAKNRAFGGGAGKPWPSQSSGAKVWGHPAAVQELGGVQISGGLGTVPPGNSWPTLDAGSRRPSGRGNNSRPQSAGRGFVSNSNTPSPRAIPLPLEHGWNWPTRVAASSQSSEDATGQRDTTIHLDDPTPVDDDDGKIENDDDSDDTDDELLTDEYDSDVSEKSHDSRKNSKWFKIFFKNLDKLSLDDMHGPARQWHCPACKGGPGEIDWYRGLQPLMTHAKTKGSKRVKLHRGFAELLDEELRRRGTSVIPAGETFGKWKGLDEMVKDRSIVWPPMVVIMNTRLEQDENDKWLGMGNQELLDSFSSYSAVKARHAYGPQGHRGMSVLIFENSAMGFLEAERLHNHFQEQGTDRDAWDRRPVLFYPGGKRQLYGYMAEKQDLDLFNKHCHGNKAARLKFETRSYQEMVVNQMRQMSEDNQQLIWFKDKVAKEQRRSKALVESFEVVSEKLRKTVEENRIVRQRSKMHHEQNKEEMDFQEQFFKDQLETIHKTRDAKEDEFEKIQQEEREKKKQSNSHVSAKGDRIRREEDFAKFVKSQDKEMEKFVSEREKLVKAYEDNKISMKQRHFKEEVQLEKDFDTALNQLMNKYIPHLSEEEGNSSDQ, encoded by the exons ATGAGTTCATGGAAAGGGGGTGGAAAGCCATTTGTTGCTGGTACTTCTCACTCATCATCCAAGTTCAGTGGCATACCTGAGAGCTTGAGTCCGAAGGTGGATCAATTGACAGATGCTGTAGCTGACGTGAGCTTAGAGGGTGGCGAATGGGAGGTTTGCACAAGTAAGGCCAAAAATAGAGCTTTTGGAGGCGGTGCTGGAAAACCATGGCCTTCTCAGAGTTCCGGTGCTAAAGTATGGGGACATCCTGCTGCTGTCCAAGAGCTGGGTGGCGTGCAGATTAGTGGTGGATTGGGTACGGTTCCTCCTGGCAATAGCTGGCCAACACTTGATGCTGGTTCAAGAAGGCCTTCAGGGAGAGGAAATAATTCAAGGCCCCAATCAGCTGGTAGAGGTTTTGTGAGCAACAGCAACACCCCTTCCCCACGAGCAATCCCTCTTCCTTTGGAGCACGGGTGGAATTGGCCTACGAGAGTTGCTGCCAGTAGCCAGTCTTCAGAAGATGCTACAGGACAAAGAGACACCACCATACACTTGGACGACCCCACTCCTGTTGATGACGATGATGGCAAGATTGAAAATGATGATGACTCAGATGATACAGATGATGAACTATTAACTGACGAATATGATTCTGATGTGAGTGAGAAAAGCCATGACTCCCGCAAGAATAGTAAGtggttcaagattttttttaaaaacttggaCAAACTAAGTTTGGATGATATGCATGGTCCAGCAAGACAGTGGCATTGCCCAGCTTGCAAAGGGGGTCCTGGAGAAATTGACTGGTATCGAGGTCTGCAGCCACTCATGACGCATGCCAAAACAAAAGGATCAAAGAGGGTGAAGCTGCATAGAGGTTTCGCAGAACTTTTGGATGAAGAGCTCCGCAGGCGGGGTACTTCAGTCATACCAGCTGGTGAAACATTTGGCAAGTGGAAGGGTCTTGATGAAATGGTCAAAGATCGCTCTATTGTTTGGCCGCCAATGGTTGTCATTATGAACACAAGGCTTGAGCAGGATGAAAATGACAAG TGGCTTGGCATGGGAAATCAAGAGCTTCTTGATTCCTTTAGTTCATACTCTGCAGTGAAGGCTCGACATGCCTATGGCCCACAGGGGCACCGAGGGATgagtgttttgatttttgaaaactcGGCAATGGGCTTTTTAGAGGCCGAACGTCTTCATAACCATTTCCAGGAACAAGGAACTGATAGGGACGCTTGGGACCGTCGTCCAGTCCTATTCTATCCTGGTGGAAAGCGCCAACTTTATGGCTACATGGCAGAGAAACAAGACCTGGATCTTTTTAATAAGCACTGCCatg GCAACAAAGCTGCCCGACTGAAGTTTGAGACTAGGTCATATCAGGAGATGGTTGTGAACCAAATGCGACAAATGAGTGAAGATAACCAGCAGTTGATCTGGTTTAAGGATAAAGTGGCTAAAGAGCAAAGACGTTCAAAAGCTCTTGTTGAGTCTTTTGAGGTAGTATCTGAGAAGTTGCGCAAGACCGTGGAGGAAAACCGCATTGTCAGGCAAAGGAGCAAAATGCATCATGAGCAGAACAAGGAAGAG ATGGACTTTCAAGAACAATTCTTCAAAGACCAGCTTGAAACCATCCATAAAACTAGGGATGCAAAGGAAGACGAGTTTGAGAAGATTCAGCAGGAGGAGcgagagaagaagaaacaatCAAATTCACATGTTTCTGCCAAGGGGGATCGTATCCGCAG GGAGGAAGATTTTGCAAAGTTTGTCAAGTCTCAGGACAAAGAGATGGAGAAATTTGTGTCTGAGAGGGAGAAGTTGGTGAAAGCTTATGAAGACAACAAAATCTCAATGAAGCAGAGGCATTTCAAGGAAGAGGTTCAGCTGGAGAAGGATTTTGATACTGCCCTTAACCAGCTAATGAACAAGTACATTCCACACCTGTCAGAGGAAGAAGGCAACAGCAGTGATCAGTAA